GGAGGCGGGAAAAGGGCAGTCCACCTCAAAAGGAGGGAAGCGGCCGACATTGATTAGGCTCAATCCGGACAGGGGATATGTTTTCGGACTTGAGATCAAACGGAGCGAAACCATTGTCGCTCTGGCCAATATCGACGGGGATTTGCTGAATACTTCCGTGATTGAGTATGAAGCCGGATCGCCCATATCCACGATTCTTCAGCGTATTATCCGTGAAATGGAGAATGTCCTCGCTCTGAAGAAGATATCCCATGACAAGCTTATTGCCATTGGTATCGGAGCCCCGGGCCAGATCAATTATTTCGAAGGAAATCTCCTGGTGGCGGATACTTTGAAGAACTGGGCTCATGAACCCATTTCAGGGGTTTTTCAGGAAACCTTTCACGTCCCCGTCATTCTGGAAAATGATGTGAATACCATCGCCCTGGGTGAATACTTATATGGCGTAGGCAAAGATGAAAAAGATCTAGTCTGTATTGCCATCAGTGATGGAATCGGCGCTGGGATTATCCACAATCAAACCCTGGTGAAGGGAGTCCAGGGTGCTGCCGGAGAAATCGGATATATTGAATATGTCCGCTCGGTTGACCGCCCCTTGAAATACATCTGCAACGGTCATATCATTTATGGGGATATCCTGTCAGAGAAGAATTTATTCAGTGCCTTTCAATTGTCTGTCAGTCCCGGGAAAAAAGAACCCTTCAAACGTTCCCGGCTGGCGGAATATCTGGCCATGGCGGAATCAGGAAATCCCCTGGTATGCCGCGTTTTGGATGAATATGCCTATGTGCTGGGATCCCTGTGCCTGAATCTTCAGAAAACCCTGAATCCCGGAGTCATCGTTCTGAATGGCTTTGTAATTGAAAATTCACCCTATCTGCTGAAACGGGTCCACCATGAAGTGGAAGAGAGTTTAAAAAATATTCCCCTCACTTTCCGGTCCAAAATTACCGTTGGAGAGCTGAAAATTGAAGCCGGATTGCGGGGAGCGGTGGTAATGGCTCTGCAAACCCTTTTTAACCCTAACCAGGAAAATCCTTTTCTGGAACGTTTAGCGAGCAGCGTAACATGAAAAAATCAGGACTGATATTGGTATTTTTGGTGATGATGACTGCCTTGTTGCAGGGGGAAGCCATCAGCTGGACCGATACTACCGATGCTTTTAATTTTCCGGAAGGAATCACACTCCATTACGGGCGGCGAAACAGCCCGGCCCTCAATATCTGGGTCCTGGAAGTGGACCTGAACCGGGAAGATCTGGCTGTAAGGCCCTATATTACCACATCTACTGCTCCTGTACGGACATTGGCACAACGTTTTAATGTCTATGCTGCGATTAACGGAGGATATTTCGGCGGCAGCACATCCTATTCGGCCGTGATTTACCCAGGAGAAGTCAAAGCGCGGAATATAGGTGCCGTAACCCGCAACAACCTCTCTTATCCTCTCATGCGGAGCCTGTTCAGTATGGATGAAAACGGCGGTTTATCGGTAGACTGGATCTATCATTTCGGC
The window above is part of the Candidatus Neomarinimicrobiota bacterium genome. Proteins encoded here:
- a CDS encoding ROK family transcriptional regulator, producing the protein MKPADAFSSKPGQRYVYSGYRAKWQIVENGKNGLCKMIPDAHLIKKGDASYLKKVNETRLLYIIYKEGPVSRVDLSREASMSKAAVSEIINRLYNAGMLLEAGKGQSTSKGGKRPTLIRLNPDRGYVFGLEIKRSETIVALANIDGDLLNTSVIEYEAGSPISTILQRIIREMENVLALKKISHDKLIAIGIGAPGQINYFEGNLLVADTLKNWAHEPISGVFQETFHVPVILENDVNTIALGEYLYGVGKDEKDLVCIAISDGIGAGIIHNQTLVKGVQGAAGEIGYIEYVRSVDRPLKYICNGHIIYGDILSEKNLFSAFQLSVSPGKKEPFKRSRLAEYLAMAESGNPLVCRVLDEYAYVLGSLCLNLQKTLNPGVIVLNGFVIENSPYLLKRVHHEVEESLKNIPLTFRSKITVGELKIEAGLRGAVVMALQTLFNPNQENPFLERLASSVT